The Argiope bruennichi chromosome 9, qqArgBrue1.1, whole genome shotgun sequence genome contains a region encoding:
- the LOC129983992 gene encoding techylectin-5A-like isoform X2: protein MGKILIGLAVFVSACIVQCIGSTGSPTTPTTTQTPQPKFYPMPKDCEEVRRNGHNASGVYTVYPRNRIGMCSVAVYCDMKTDGGGWMVIQRRGDFGSPINYFAKKWQQYKLGFGSLEKDFWLGNDAIFALTNQGAYTVRFDLQNANGVYAYATYDSFYIEDEQNKYKLHISGYSGNAGDSMNYHNENFFSTPDHDNDRSSYYNCANDRSSGWWFNFCLTSNLNGMAWKGPYKGTNNYNDGIEWQSFMGSKYSLISTEIKIRPRIFCTKHHAEGATTPKL, encoded by the exons GGGGAAAATTTTGATTGGTTTAGCCGTTTTTGTTTCTGCTTGCATAGTCCAATGCATCGGATCAACTGGTTCACCCACTACACCAACTACTACTCAGA cgcCACAACCCAAGTTTTACCCGATGCCCAAGGACTGCGAAGAAGTTCGCAGAAATGGTCATAATGCGAGCGGAGTGTACACCGTGTACCCCAGGAATAGAATTGGCATGTGTTCCGTCGCAGTGTATTGTGACATGAAGACAGATGGAGGTGGATGGATG GTTATTCAAAGAAGAGGAGATTTCGGAAGTCCAATCAATTATTTCGCTAAGAAGTGGCAACAATATAAATTAGGATTTGGCTCTTTGGAGAAAGACTTCTGGTTAG GTAACGATGCTATCTTTGCTCTCACCAACCAAGGCGCCTATACCGTTCGATTCGATTTGCAGAATGCGAATGGAGTGTATGCTTATGCCACTTATGATTCCTTCTACATTGAAGACGAGCAGAACAAGTACAAGCTGCACATAAGCGGTTACAGTGGGAATGCTG GCGATTCTATGAATTATCACAACGAAAACTTTTTTTCCACCCCCGACCATGATAATGACCGCAGTAGCTATTACAACTGCGCCAACGACAGATCGAGCGGATGGTGGTTCAATTTCTGCTTGACAAGCAACCTGAACGGAATGGCATGGAAAGGCCCATACAAAGGCACCAACAACTACAATGATGGTATCGAATGGCAGTCCTTCATGGGATCCAAGTATTCTCTGATAAGTACCGAGATCAAAATTCGACCAAGAATATTTTGCACCAAACATCATGCAGAGGGTGCCACCACTCCGAAATTATAA
- the LOC129983992 gene encoding techylectin-5A-like isoform X1, producing MGKILIGLAVFVSACIVQCIGSTGSPTTPTTTQTPQPKFYPMPKDCEEVRRNGHNASGVYTVYPRNRIGMCSVAVYCDMKTDGGGWMVIQRRGDFGSPINYFAKKWQQYKLGFGSLEKDFWLGNDAIFALTNQGAYTVRFDLQNANGVYAYATYDSFYIEDEQNKYKLHISGYSGNAGDSMNYHNENFFSTPDHDNDRSSYYNCANDRSSGWWFNFCLTSNLNGMAWKGPYKGTNNYNDGIEWQSFMGSKYSLISTEIKIRPRIFCTKHHAEGATTPKL from the exons AT GGGGAAAATTTTGATTGGTTTAGCCGTTTTTGTTTCTGCTTGCATAGTCCAATGCATCGGATCAACTGGTTCACCCACTACACCAACTACTACTCAGA cgcCACAACCCAAGTTTTACCCGATGCCCAAGGACTGCGAAGAAGTTCGCAGAAATGGTCATAATGCGAGCGGAGTGTACACCGTGTACCCCAGGAATAGAATTGGCATGTGTTCCGTCGCAGTGTATTGTGACATGAAGACAGATGGAGGTGGATGGATG GTTATTCAAAGAAGAGGAGATTTCGGAAGTCCAATCAATTATTTCGCTAAGAAGTGGCAACAATATAAATTAGGATTTGGCTCTTTGGAGAAAGACTTCTGGTTAG GTAACGATGCTATCTTTGCTCTCACCAACCAAGGCGCCTATACCGTTCGATTCGATTTGCAGAATGCGAATGGAGTGTATGCTTATGCCACTTATGATTCCTTCTACATTGAAGACGAGCAGAACAAGTACAAGCTGCACATAAGCGGTTACAGTGGGAATGCTG GCGATTCTATGAATTATCACAACGAAAACTTTTTTTCCACCCCCGACCATGATAATGACCGCAGTAGCTATTACAACTGCGCCAACGACAGATCGAGCGGATGGTGGTTCAATTTCTGCTTGACAAGCAACCTGAACGGAATGGCATGGAAAGGCCCATACAAAGGCACCAACAACTACAATGATGGTATCGAATGGCAGTCCTTCATGGGATCCAAGTATTCTCTGATAAGTACCGAGATCAAAATTCGACCAAGAATATTTTGCACCAAACATCATGCAGAGGGTGCCACCACTCCGAAATTATAA